One Mycobacteroides abscessus ATCC 19977 genomic window carries:
- a CDS encoding TetR/AcrR family transcriptional regulator, with amino-acid sequence MSETKARRQDRRTAVTTAAILDAAEGLFAERGFHAVTVDAIAEAAGLAVGSIYHHFKNKERLYLALVERALSVNEQAMAVAFGQGRTPMEELRAASDAYCDFHLQNPGYFRMIALRTLDVPPGDMADEVERRIADKVEALVGDIADVLRRADAAGEVHCPDPVRVSIFLWGAWNGVLSLNLRPDRLRLEPAEMQRVLELGRDIIERGLVRT; translated from the coding sequence GTGTCTGAGACCAAGGCCCGCCGTCAAGACCGTCGCACGGCTGTCACCACCGCGGCCATACTCGACGCGGCCGAAGGCCTTTTCGCGGAACGCGGGTTCCACGCGGTCACGGTGGATGCCATCGCCGAGGCCGCCGGCCTCGCGGTGGGTTCCATCTATCACCACTTCAAGAACAAGGAACGCCTATACCTCGCACTCGTCGAGCGGGCCTTGTCGGTCAATGAGCAGGCGATGGCCGTGGCATTTGGCCAGGGGCGCACCCCCATGGAGGAACTGCGCGCAGCCAGCGACGCCTATTGCGATTTCCACCTACAGAATCCCGGGTACTTCCGAATGATCGCGTTGCGCACCCTGGACGTACCTCCCGGCGATATGGCCGACGAGGTCGAGCGGCGCATCGCGGACAAGGTCGAGGCTCTGGTCGGCGACATCGCCGATGTGCTGCGCCGGGCCGACGCAGCAGGTGAAGTGCACTGCCCAGATCCGGTACGCGTATCAATCTTCTTGTGGGGCGCGTGGAATGGCGTGCTGTCGCTCAACTTGCGCCCCGACCGGCTGCGGCTGGAACCCGCCGAAATGCAGCGCGTACTGGAGTTGGGCCGCGACATCATCGAGCGCGGGCTCGTCCGCACATAA
- a CDS encoding alpha/beta hydrolase codes for MVVTLHPKSGLKARLSFLLVMLFVKPLLILFPIFDAGLRQLKWLDRGAQRGPDAPGIQRSRVSLANRPTDLMIPAGTTVAEADTAILYLHGGAFIACGPATHRKITGLLARQLRVPVYVLDYRQLPEVGVGSSVADAVQAYRELLQDYARVIVVGDSAGGFLSGKVIEYAHTHGLPKPVAYVGYSPLLDLDLAANPASTSRHDAYLPKGKLRKLAPKFDRGPVEFAGERRVVAVPVEAYPPTLLITAQDEFLEPDAIALAEKLSAAGVVAKVHSYSWQLHAFPAIAVSRDTAEAVVLSADFINEALSAAEQGPATEQAG; via the coding sequence ATGGTCGTCACGCTGCACCCAAAGTCGGGTCTCAAGGCACGCTTGTCGTTTCTGCTAGTGATGCTTTTCGTCAAGCCATTGCTGATCTTGTTCCCGATCTTCGACGCAGGCCTGCGGCAGCTCAAGTGGCTGGATCGCGGGGCGCAGCGCGGACCCGACGCACCAGGCATCCAACGGTCTCGGGTCAGCCTGGCCAACAGGCCCACCGACCTCATGATTCCGGCAGGCACGACAGTCGCGGAAGCCGATACCGCCATCCTTTACCTGCATGGCGGCGCTTTCATCGCGTGCGGTCCGGCCACGCACCGCAAGATCACCGGCCTGCTGGCCCGCCAGCTCCGGGTACCCGTCTACGTGCTCGACTACCGGCAGCTGCCGGAGGTCGGCGTGGGCTCCTCGGTCGCCGACGCGGTGCAAGCCTATCGTGAACTACTCCAGGACTACGCGCGCGTGATTGTCGTCGGCGACTCGGCCGGCGGGTTCCTGAGTGGCAAGGTCATCGAATACGCACACACCCATGGGTTGCCGAAACCGGTTGCCTATGTGGGTTATTCGCCGTTGCTGGATCTGGACTTGGCTGCCAATCCGGCCAGTACCAGCCGCCACGACGCGTACCTGCCCAAGGGCAAATTGAGGAAGCTGGCCCCCAAGTTCGACAGGGGGCCAGTGGAATTCGCCGGAGAGCGTCGCGTGGTTGCCGTGCCGGTCGAGGCGTACCCGCCCACATTGCTCATTACCGCGCAGGATGAATTCCTGGAGCCGGACGCCATCGCACTTGCCGAGAAGCTCTCCGCGGCGGGTGTGGTGGCCAAGGTGCACAGCTACTCATGGCAGCTGCATGCCTTCCCGGCCATAGCCGTCTCGCGTGATACCGCAGAGGCTGTGGTGCTGTCTGCCGACTTCATCAACGAGGCGCTTTCCGCCGCTGAGCAAGGCCCGGCGACAGAGCAGGCTGGCTGA
- a CDS encoding NADH:flavin oxidoreductase/NADH oxidase, with translation MSLLFEPYRLRDITVPNRIWMSPMCQYSAAPAGPLLGTPNDWHRTHLISRAIGGAGLVFTEATSVNAQGRLSPYDTGLWNDTQEQAWAAIVDGIKHFGAVPAIQLGHAGRKASTVAPWDGHRSLEPTDPLSWGTVGPTDAPYGDFVPPVAATTADLTAIIEDYVSAAQRALRAGFQVLEVHAAHGYIQHQFLSPASNTRTDEYGGSFSGRAKLTLDTVTAVRTVWPEHLPLFVRVSATDWLSEEPGHEADSWTPDQTVELARMLQPRGVDLVDVSTGGNVPHVHIPTGPGYQVRFARRIQTETPLPAAAVGMITEPHQAESILAAGDASAVLLGRELLRDPYWPRRAARELGADLSPAVPKQYARAF, from the coding sequence ATGAGTCTGTTGTTCGAGCCGTACCGGCTGCGCGACATCACCGTTCCCAATCGGATCTGGATGTCGCCGATGTGTCAATATTCGGCGGCCCCGGCCGGGCCGCTGCTCGGCACCCCGAACGATTGGCATCGCACCCACCTGATCAGCCGCGCGATCGGCGGCGCCGGATTGGTGTTCACCGAGGCCACCTCCGTGAATGCGCAAGGGCGGCTTTCCCCATACGACACCGGTCTCTGGAACGACACCCAGGAGCAGGCCTGGGCAGCCATCGTGGACGGTATCAAGCACTTTGGCGCCGTCCCCGCGATACAGCTCGGGCATGCCGGGCGCAAGGCATCCACCGTCGCTCCGTGGGACGGGCACCGCTCGCTGGAGCCCACGGACCCGTTGAGTTGGGGGACCGTCGGGCCCACCGATGCGCCATACGGTGATTTTGTACCACCCGTGGCCGCCACCACCGCCGACCTCACCGCGATCATCGAGGACTATGTCAGCGCCGCCCAGCGTGCCCTACGCGCAGGTTTCCAAGTGCTCGAGGTGCACGCTGCCCATGGATACATCCAGCACCAGTTCCTTTCTCCGGCAAGCAATACCCGCACCGACGAGTACGGCGGCTCGTTCTCCGGACGGGCCAAACTCACTCTCGACACCGTCACGGCGGTCCGCACCGTCTGGCCCGAACACCTACCGTTGTTTGTCAGGGTTTCGGCGACCGATTGGCTGTCCGAGGAACCGGGACACGAGGCGGACAGCTGGACACCCGATCAGACAGTCGAGCTGGCCAGAATGCTGCAGCCGCGTGGCGTAGACCTCGTGGACGTGTCGACGGGGGGCAATGTGCCGCACGTGCACATACCCACCGGGCCCGGATACCAGGTGCGTTTCGCTCGGCGCATTCAGACCGAAACACCGCTTCCCGCAGCGGCAGTGGGCATGATCACGGAGCCGCATCAGGCCGAATCCATCCTCGCCGCGGGCGATGCCTCCGCGGTGCTCTTGGGCCGTGAACTATTGCGCGATCCGTACTGGCCGCGGCGGGCGGCGCGCGAGCTGGGTGCGGATCTGAGCCCCGCGGTGCCCAAGCAGTACGCGCGGGCGTTCTAG